One genomic segment of Acidobacteriota bacterium includes these proteins:
- a CDS encoding chemotaxis protein CheW: MATVLNETASTTSTTPGQALVGKYLTFALGEEEYGLPVLRVREIIKMMDITVVPQVPPYVKGVINLRGKVIPVVDLRLKFNFPSIDYTERTSIIVVHVTLTSGSMMMGIVVDAVSEVINIAADEIEATPEFGDDMKTDYLQGIAKIKGKVKLLLDLDRVFGGDRTFARGIGQPA, encoded by the coding sequence ATGGCTACTGTACTGAACGAAACCGCATCGACGACGTCGACCACGCCGGGCCAGGCGCTGGTGGGGAAGTATCTGACCTTCGCTCTGGGTGAGGAGGAGTACGGACTGCCCGTGCTGCGCGTCCGCGAGATCATCAAGATGATGGACATCACCGTCGTGCCCCAGGTGCCGCCGTACGTGAAGGGCGTCATCAACCTGCGCGGCAAGGTGATTCCAGTGGTCGACCTGCGGCTGAAGTTCAACTTCCCGTCGATCGACTACACCGAGCGCACCTCGATCATCGTCGTGCACGTGACGCTGACGAGCGGCTCGATGATGATGGGCATCGTCGTCGACGCGGTGTCGGAGGTGATCAACATCGCGGCCGACGAGATCGAGGCCACCCCGGAGTTCGGCGACGACATGAAGACCGACTACCTCCAGGGGATCGCGAAGATCAAGGGCAAGGTGAAGCTGCTGCTCGACCTCGACCGGGTGTTCGGCGGCGACCGCACGTTCGCGCGAGGAATCGGCCAGCCGGCGTAG